Within the Miscanthus floridulus cultivar M001 chromosome 17, ASM1932011v1, whole genome shotgun sequence genome, the region CACTGCTATATAACCAGGTCAAGTGAAGGTTAATCCGGAATAACCCGGGTGACAAACTGGCATAAACCCCGGAAAAGAACAAAATATAATGCGGAACAGGCCTAATGGGCTACCTAGCCTGCTCTGTTTCAGCATAAACAAAACTACCCAGTAAAGCCCAACTGTACCCGCATGAACTAGCCAAGCAAATTAATTAATTACCTTTTGTGTTTCCTTATAAAAAGAGGGAAACAATAATTCAGACACAAGCGTCCCTGAAAATGATTCAAACATGTGTACACAAATTGCCATTACACAGTTATGTTCATGCGTAAACATGGACGATGAACACTGTTAGGAACTAGATCATAGATGAAAGGATTCCGTACAAGTCCAGCTTTTTTTTAAACAAAGTACCTAAGAGAGTGACCCTTAATCCTGGTTCACCCTACTATGTTCTGGGCCCTGCTTCTACATTGCCAGTCCGAACAGGAATCACGTTACAAGGTGTGTACTTCTCCAGGTCAATCTATTGATTGAGTCTATAGCTTCTTCCTCTgaaggcaccagtcccggcattGCCGTTAGCTGGTGGCCGGACAGGAGCATTGGCTTGCATGCCTATTCTGAATCGAGCAACAATCTTATGTCTGTGCAAGTGCAGCAGGTTAAGGAGACAAGGAGCAGAGATATTTTCAAAAATAAAGTAGCAATAGCAGAGAAATTGATCTTAGTTGTATATGCAAACTGAAAGAGAATGCTTTGGCCACGACCGTGTAAAAGGATACACCCATTTCGGGGTCTTCAGGTAGTTCTTTCCGGTGGCAAGAGGGTGCAACACCGAAAAGAAGTAGTATAGATGTCCAACCATGATACCCAGAAGGCCAGGCTTTAATGATGACCCAAATATCGTATCCAATAAGAGCATAACCCATGGAAGATAAAACGCCTGCAAAAAAAATGGGAGTACATCAACTACTAACGAATTAATCATATTGTCCACAGGTCCGCAAGGCTTACTTTGCCTGTTCACCAATTGAGCAACACGGAGATGGGAATTGCAATCAATGGTAGTGAAATTACATACCCTCAATTGGACAAGGCCGTATATATTTATCTGAGCATTCGGATTCTCTCGGCTCCAGACATAAACTAGCATGCTGACCATAGGTATTCCCAATGCATAAGTATTCAATATGGGAATAACAGACACCACCTGATTCAAGTAATACAGAGTTATACGCAAGTTTAGTAGAAGTTCAAGAGTGTCTCTTGGTTTGGTCTAATCTGaaattctgaaaaaaaaaaactgaccaATAGTGAGATGGCGCCAAATATCATCGTCCACAAGAAATCTGCTGTCCGTTTATCAAATGCTCCCTTTTCCAACATGACACCATACCTTGCTCTATGTAAGTCAATTTCAAACAgccaaagataatttaaaattatAGATACTGTGGAAGTAACAATATTTTATCATTGGTGTTCAGCAAAACTTTCACTTACATCATCAGAAGGCGAATACCGAAGTTTATGGAAAATGGTCCCAGAAAGAAGAAACTTGTAAATAGCCTCCATACCTGCAGGGttcatttttttaatatataaaaaatgaagaTATGGAGTAGGAGTGCAaaacatgtactccctccatttcaaattataagtcgctttgacttttttagtacatccattttcctatgcatttagatataataatatgtctagatacatagcaaaatgaatgaaccaaaaaagtcaaagcgacttataatttggaacggagggagtaatttaCAAGTTCCAAGCATAAGTACATGATAGACAAATCAAAACAAAAGTGTTCTGATCTATTCATAGAAAACAAATATAGCAGAGAGGAATGCAATACATATATTTCAGAACAAACTCAAGCAAAGTAACTTCCCCTTAATTATCAGGCAAGGTAATCCAGCATGTTACAATGTCCTACCTAATAGAAGCTTACAATGTTTTGCAGTCGAAACTAAGCGATAATAATGTCGAAACTAAGAGAAAACAGAAACAGAAGCTTACCTCAAACTTCTTGAACACCCGAGGGTAATATAATATAAGAAAATCGTCATCCAGGATCTGGAGCCGAACTAGCACGGTGGTAAAGAAACACAATGTCCCATATGCCTTGCTTATAGGTGGAAGTGATTTGTAGTACCTGAAGAAGGCAAGTGAGCACACATTCCAAAGCGGCGTCAAAGCTAAAGGATTTATACCTGTTTCTTTGCACAAAGTCTCCAGAAACTAGCACTCCATCCGTTCCAGATtctaagacattttggcttttctagatatatagcaaaataagcaatgtatctagacatagtgtatatctaagtgcatagcaaaagtcacgtatctagaaaagccaaaatgtcttatgaTTTGAAACAGAGGGGGTAATAATTTACAACTAATGCATGAGCAGAAATAAGAGCAGTAGTAGTAAACCAATGGACAATACATCACTATTACTTTAGGTGATACAATCAAGATACGAAATTTGCAATTAGAAGCATAAGCACAACGACAAGGCTAAAGTTACTGGCACAAGCTATTCCCTCCCAATTGCATTATAGATTCATGGTCAATTCTGCATATATCACTCTGATGTTTTGTCTCTTCTCTTTTACCTGTTGCATTTTAATGCATGTGCCAACTGCCAACATTTTATAACTTTGGCCACTAATTTTCATTTATTCATATTTTTCACATACAAATGATATTAGTTGATGCTTCACAGTATAGTTTTAATTATTTTGGCCAGCATATAACTAGAAGAGGTAAGGATCAAAGGGTGCACAATGGAGACTGCTAATAGTCAAATTGGCAATTGAAGCGGAATTGAGGTAGTTGCCTGCTCAATTGATGTGTTTGGTGAATGGACAGTGGACACTATAGAGGGTAGGAGAGGAGTACAAAAATCATGAGTTCATAAACTGGCTCAAG harbors:
- the LOC136517048 gene encoding derlin-1.2, translating into MSSPAEYYKSLPPISKAYGTLCFFTTVLVRLQILDDDFLILYYPRVFKKFEVWRLFTSFFFLGPFSINFGIRLLMIARYGVMLEKGAFDKRTADFLWTMIFGAISLLVVSVIPILNTYALGIPMVSMLVYVWSRENPNAQINIYGLVQLRAFYLPWVMLLLDTIFGSSLKPGLLGIMVGHLYYFFSVLHPLATGKNYLKTPKWVHKIVARFRIGMQANAPVRPPANGNAGTGAFRGRSYRLNQ